TCTTTGGGAATTGAGTTCGGCTTGCAGTTGGGGGTTAACTTATGGCTTGGCTTTGGGGGTGGACTTCTTTGAAAAGAAGCGAGCATACTTTAGAATCAATTTcattacatataattatatGAGGTTAAAAGGCTAAGATCACCTGCTGGCTTCCTCCTCCCTGCTGAGGCCTCCGTGGGGGTTTCTAGAAGGTGGGTGAGTGTCTTGACGACGGGATTGGCGTAGATGGCCTTGATGTGGTCGACGCTGTTCTGGGAGAAGACCAAATCGCTCCAGGACATGAAGAGTCCCCACTTGACGCCCTGTCTGAGGCAGTTCTCCATTTCAGGAATGGGGCCGTTTTCAGTCATGGCTATCATCTTTTGGCCCTGCACGATCTTGTTCAACTGGTTGTACATGTTCTGTAAGCAATCGTAATTGTAACTGCCAGGGTAACTGTCATAGCCAAGCAAATCTACTCTGAGGTTTCCTGGATACCAATCTGCTTCAGGAGTGCTCCAAACCCATATCAAGTTGTTGATATTGTGGTAGCCGGTGATGCGATCGAACATGATACGGTACAGTGAGAGGGCAGAAGCGCTTCCTTTGGCACCCCACCAGAACCATTTTCCTCCAGCTTCATGTAAGGGTCTCCAAAGGACGGGAATCTTACTGGCTTGAAGCTTCTTGAGCTGGACTGCAATCGCATCAATGTCCCTCATGGTGGCATTGTACTCTGCAGTATTTGCCACCACAGCTTTCGAGACATCAAAATCGGTATAGTTTGTATAGAAAGTGCTGGTCCTGAGCTGGCCTCCGAAGGGCGAAAACCAATGCCAGAAAAATGTAACAATTCCTTGTCCTTTTGTAGTTGTGTGATACCAGTTGATAGCCGAATCCACGGTGCCATCATCGGCTGGCTGCCAGTTGTACCAAGGATTGTGGGGAGAATAGTTCTGCATGTCAAAGCCTCTGACCATTGGGACTTCATGGATCTGGTTCACGAAATCATCATAGTGGAAAGTGGTCTGGCCTGACAGGACAAACTTACCGTAATTGTCAATCAGCGTCTGGTAGAGGCGCTGAGCCTCGGGAGAAGCATTGGGATTGACCAGTTTATCAAAGGCGAGACTTGCAGTAAGGCACAAGGCAAGCACTAGGAGATAtttcattaataaaatatatggcCGTAGAGGGGTTTTATGATTTGGTTTGAGATGATGAGGATCATGGCTGGATTTGCAGGTTGGAGAACAGCTTCACTCTTTAGAGCATCTCAGATTCGACTGGCTTGGGTCCTGCAGGCAAATCCTTTGTAAGCTCGTTGTAATCCTGTCTACTTTTTTCGTAATTGTTCTCCTTTTCCATGTCCTCAATATTTCTCTCGATGTTCCTGTGCTTTTTTTCATAGTTTTTCATGTGTTCCTCCTTGGCTTTGATTCTTCTTTCacgttcttctcttctcttctcgaGCTGTTCAGGAGTATACTCGTGCTTTTCTCTCCTCTCATGTCTTTATCTCTTCTCATGTTTTTCGTTTCTCTTGACTTCAATATCGTTGGAGGAGGCTTCTTCTCTCTTATGGTGAGGTTTTTATCCATGTTCCCTTCTCTCTTatgttcctttcctttttctatttcttttcaacTGGTTTCTCTTCCTCTGTCTTCACGGGCTCGGCCTGGGCTTCAGGAGCCTTTCTTGTGGCAATTCAACTGCCATGAGAGGGACAAACACTTGCGGGAAGGCATTGATAGTGACTGGTACAACTTCAGCTGGAGTTTCCTTGGGTCCTTCAGCGGGTGGAGAAGGAACGGGAGGAGCTGGAGGCTAGGATTGACGGCTTCAGTGATCGTATGGATTCCTTCATTGATCTTTTCCTAAATAGGTGATTCTTACGCCTGCGATCTGGATCTATTCCTTGGCGAAATTCTCAACTTTTTGCTCAATACCGACAACACCGTCTTTGATGGCATTGCCAATGTGGAGAAATCAGGTGGGCTAAACTGTGTGAGGCTAGGGCCACTAACGCTATGATGATAATGGGTTTCATCGTGTGTATATAATGATTATTATGCTGGACGCTACGATAAGCTATTTAAAGGGAATTTGATTTTGCATGTAGGAAAGTGAAAGCCTTAATAAAATAGACTTTAGAGTGTGTCGTTTTGCgaattatataaaattaatattaaaataatggAGTGCATCGATAACATCGAACGTTAAGTGTCCCAACTCACCGCAACACCCAAGAAGAACGCCTATTGTCCTCCCAAGCACAGCCACAGACGCGAGAACAAATACAAAAGCTCAGCAACGACAGTCTCGAAGGCATCAAACAGAAACTTTTCGACTTCACTCCCGCCCCAACATCAACGCAAATAGCTTCCAAAACAGTCAATAAAGCTGTTGCCCGTCAGCTACGCTGAATCAATGATATTCTCAAGAGTTTGCTTTCATACTTTGCATTCAGCCATCTCATGAACTTGGCTAGCATGACCCCGCCAGGCTAGCCTGAGAATATAGATGCTGATATTAGTGTAAATGAATCCGAACTGAATCAATCGTCTT
This Nymphaea colorata isolate Beijing-Zhang1983 unplaced genomic scaffold, ASM883128v2 scaffold0274, whole genome shotgun sequence DNA region includes the following protein-coding sequences:
- the LOC116268422 gene encoding mannan endo-1,4-beta-mannosidase, giving the protein MKYLLVLALCLTASLAFDKLVNPNASPEAQRLYQTLIDNYGKFVLSGQTTFHYDDFVNQIHEVPMVRGFDMQNYSPHNPWYNWQPADDGTVDSAINWYHTTTKGQGIVTFFWHWFSPFGGQLRTSTFYTNYTDFDVSKAVVANTAEYNATMRDIDAIAVQLKKLQASKIPVLWRPLHEAGGKWFWWGAKGSASALSLYRIMFDRITGYHNINNLIWVWSTPEADWYPGNLRVDLLGYDSYPGSYNYDCLQNMYNQLNKIVQGQKMIAMTENGPIPEMENCLRQGVKWGLFMSWSDLVFSQNSVDHIKAIYANPVVKTLTHLLETPTEASAGRRKPAGDLSLLTSYNYM